A region of Subtercola boreus DNA encodes the following proteins:
- a CDS encoding TatD family hydrolase, which yields MRQRDPSPGRDLSYPPLPQPLTVPVYDNHTHLEIADGAPGETLTYREHLDRASSVGVRGVVQVGGDVETSRWSAKQALREPRMLAAVALHPNEAPVYELAGGLDDALAVIAELATRPRVAAIGETGLDFFRTSGDEAIAAQYRSFEAHIEIAKENNLAMQIHDRDAHAEVIATLKRVGAPERTVFHCFSGDAELAEICAENGWYMSFAGTVTFKNAAKLREALAIAPRNLLLVETDAPFLTPVPNRGRPNAPYLIPHTLRAMADHLGTDVSMLAAQISSNTELVYGSWNAEPVVLPEWSE from the coding sequence ATCCGGCAACGCGACCCCTCGCCCGGGCGTGACCTGAGCTACCCGCCGCTCCCGCAGCCGCTCACCGTTCCCGTCTACGACAACCACACCCACCTCGAGATCGCCGACGGCGCACCCGGTGAGACGCTCACGTACCGCGAACACCTCGACCGGGCATCCAGTGTCGGCGTGCGCGGGGTCGTGCAGGTCGGCGGCGACGTCGAGACCTCCCGCTGGTCGGCCAAGCAGGCGCTCCGCGAGCCCCGGATGCTCGCGGCCGTCGCCCTGCACCCGAACGAGGCTCCCGTGTACGAGCTCGCAGGCGGTCTCGACGACGCGCTCGCGGTCATCGCCGAACTCGCCACCCGCCCCCGCGTCGCGGCGATCGGCGAGACGGGGCTCGACTTCTTCCGCACCTCCGGCGACGAAGCCATCGCCGCGCAGTACCGCTCGTTCGAGGCGCACATCGAGATCGCGAAAGAGAACAACCTCGCGATGCAGATCCACGACCGTGACGCCCACGCCGAGGTCATCGCGACACTGAAGCGCGTCGGAGCACCGGAGCGCACGGTCTTCCACTGCTTCTCGGGCGACGCCGAGTTGGCTGAGATCTGCGCCGAGAACGGCTGGTACATGTCGTTCGCGGGCACCGTGACCTTCAAGAATGCGGCCAAGCTGCGCGAAGCCCTCGCGATCGCACCGCGCAACCTGCTGCTCGTCGAGACCGATGCCCCCTTCCTCACGCCGGTGCCGAACCGGGGCCGGCCGAATGCGCCCTACCTGATCCCGCACACCCTCCGGGCGATGGCCGACCACCTCGGCACCGATGTGTCGATGCTCGCCGCGCAGATCTCCTCCAACACGGAGCTCGTCTACGGCTCGTGGAACGCTGAGCCCG